The following coding sequences are from one Diospyros lotus cultivar Yz01 chromosome 7, ASM1463336v1, whole genome shotgun sequence window:
- the LOC127806552 gene encoding trihelix transcription factor ENAP1, whose protein sequence is MDDTEDDARYPPKHYSVNHRGKHANRNPLIPINSSYRDEEDEYEGDELGEEDEDMNHEFDDEDDDDDDEDEEEDVENGYDERRQKKRRLESLVSNYEFAPRKPPQVSRNTHADWTDQATFVLLEAWGDRYLQLGRKSLRSEDWQEVAEKVSEGSKVDWTDTQCRNRLDTLKKKYKKEKAKLETMGGYTSKWVFYKKMDMLLNSSSSSKQQFGLPCGVDSGEYVFMNPRVYLNRSNGLDEMRDSPGESEDDEDSDGLPPKRKGHGGDDNDASSFRLLADSIQKFGEIYEKIENSKRQQMLELERMRMDFQRDLEVQKKQILERAQEEIAKIQQEDDDETDGSAENLSG, encoded by the coding sequence ATGGATGATACCGAGGACGACGCTAGGTATCCGCCCAAGCATTACTCTGTGAATCACCGCGGGAAGCATGCCAATCGAAACCCTCTTATTCCAATCAACAGTAGCTATCGCGACGAGGAGGATGAGTATGAAGGGGACGAATTGGGGGAAGAGGATGAAGATATGAACCATGAATTCGATGATGAAGATGACGATGACGATGATGAGGATGAAGAAGAGGATGTTGAAAATGGATATGACGAGAGGCGGCAAAAGAAGCGGAGGCTGGAGAGTTTGGTTTCCAATTACGAGTTTGCTCCTCGCAAGCCGCCTCAGGTTTCTCGGAATACCCATGCCGATTGGACCGATCAAGCGACGTTTGTATTGTTAGAGGCGTGGGGGGATAGGTATTTGCAATTGGGCAGGAAGAGTTTGAGGTCTGAGGATTGGCAGGAGGTGGCTGAGAAGGTGTCCGAGGGGTCGAAGGTGGACTGGACGGATACGCAATGTCGAAATCGATTGGACACGTTGAAGAAGAAGtataaaaaagagaaagcaaaattGGAAACCATGGGAGGATACACTAGCAAGTGGGTCTTCTACAAGAAAATGGATATGTTGTTgaattcatcatcttcatcaaaGCAACAGTTTGGATTGCCTTGTGGGGTTGATTCTGGGGAGTACGTGTTTATGAATCCGAGGGTGTATTTGAATCGGTCCAATGGGTTGGATGAGATGAGGGATAGTCCGGGTGAGTCAGAGGACGATGAGGACTCTGATGGGCTTCCACCCAAAAGGAAAGGGCATGGAGGAGATGATAATGATGCATCATCGTTTAGGTTGTTGGCTGATTCAATTCAAAAGTTTGGGGAGATTTATGAGAAGATTGAGAATAGTAAGAGGCAGCAAATGTTAGAGTTGGAGAGGATGAGAATGGACTTTCAGAGAGATTTGGAGGTACAGAAGAAGCAGATTCTTGAAAGGGCACAGGAGGAGATTGCTAAAATACAGCAAGAGGATGATGATGAAACTGATGGTTCTGCAGAGAATCTCAGTGGGTAA